One segment of Gadus chalcogrammus isolate NIFS_2021 chromosome 8, NIFS_Gcha_1.0, whole genome shotgun sequence DNA contains the following:
- the LOC130387323 gene encoding uncharacterized protein LOC130387323, with the protein MLYLGYEKPPEKKRRRVVRMSVDSQVGTTIAVMVFEQPQTFKDAQTQWMDPAEEDHTYSKGSILICDMIITPAPEISLSIAEVTLKGDKDCLLYTGIPLLVFNTLVSCLRGFVRQSSTMPAQDEVLLTLMKLRHNFAVADLARRFKRSASQVSKTLTHWVDILAEHTRDLIPWLPRDTIKATMPKVFLPHFSDLTCIIDCTESVLQKAKNLDSRSESYSHYYASNTVKYLVAIAPSGMLMFISEAFGGKCIDRYITQNSGFLDFLRPGDVVMGDRGFTIRDLVEERRVRLVIPAFTRKHSQLTNEQVTQMRRIANVRIHVERAIRRLKVFKILSQTVPISLVPKIYKILQICAALINLRGELISSN; encoded by the exons ATGCTTTATCTGGGTTATGAGAAGCCACCTGAGAAGAAACGGCGAAGAGTCGTCAGGATGAGTGTTGACAGTCAAGTCGGAACAACAATAG CTGTGATGGTGTTCGAGCAACCTCAAACCTTCAAGGATGCCCAAACACAGTGGATGGATCCAGCTGAGGAGGACCATACCTACTCTAAAGGATCCATCCTTATATGTGACATGATCATCACACCTGCCCCTGAGATCTCACTGTCCATTGCAGAGGTTACACTGAAAGGTGATAAAGACTGTCTGCTGTACACAGGGATTCCTCTACTTGTGTTCAACACTCTTGTCTCCTGTCTACGAGGTTTTGTGCGCCAGTCATCAACAATGCCAGCTCAAGATGAAGTTTTGTTAACACTCATGAAGCTCAGACATAACTTTGCTGTAGCTGATTTAGCGAGGCGCTTTAAAAGATCAGCCAGTCAGGTCAGTAAAACACTTACGCATTGGGTTGATATCCTTGCTGAGCACACCAGGGACCTCATTCCATGGCTGCCCCGTGACACTATAAAAGCAACTATGCCAAAGGTTTTTCTGCCACATTTCTCTGATTTAACTTGCATCATTGACTGCACAGAGAGTGTTCTGCAAAAAGCCAAAAACTTAGACTCGCGCTCAGAGTCTTACAGCCATTACTATGCAAGTAACACTGTTAAGTACCTTGTTGCCATTGCTCCATCAGGGATGCTGATGTTTATTTCAGAGGCTTTTGGTGGGAAGTGTATTGACAGGTATATTACACAGAACTCGGGGTTTCTTGATTTTTTACGTCCTGGTGATGTGGTGATGGGGGACCGTGGGTTCACAATTAGAGATCttgttgaggagaggagagtaaggCTAGTCATACCTGCGtttacacgcaaacacagcCAGCTAACCAATGAGCAAGTGACTCAGATGAGACGGATAGCAAATGTACGCATTCATGTGGAACGGGCTATAAGGCGTCTCAAAGTGTTCAAGATCCTGTCACAAACCGTGCCAATAAGCTTAGTTCCTAAAATTTATAAAATACTTCAGATTTGTGCAGCTCTCATAAATCTGAGAGGAGAGCTTATCTCCAGCAATTAA